In Sphingobium amiense, a genomic segment contains:
- a CDS encoding DJ-1/PfpI family protein: MVAARPAAAQISASPPTVPAGPKLRLGMVLFDDFEVLDVYGPLSMFGALKDRVQITTIAEKAGTITTASGLSFVADVAFADAPQLDLVIIPGGMGTRREVNNAQFLSAIRHLAEVTPQVATVCTGAAVLAKTGWLDGKRATSNKMAWKWVTAQSAKVLWVPKARWVEDGKVTSSSGVSAGMDMALFLIAKRFGKETATWVANRAEYRWYDNPADDPYAAMNGLGA; encoded by the coding sequence ATGGTTGCCGCCCGACCCGCTGCCGCGCAAATCTCCGCGTCGCCGCCAACCGTTCCGGCTGGTCCGAAACTGCGGCTCGGCATGGTCCTGTTCGATGATTTCGAAGTGCTCGATGTTTACGGGCCGCTGTCGATGTTTGGCGCGCTGAAGGATCGTGTGCAGATTACCACGATTGCCGAAAAGGCGGGCACGATCACCACGGCCAGCGGGCTGTCGTTCGTCGCCGACGTCGCTTTCGCGGATGCGCCCCAACTCGATCTCGTCATCATTCCCGGCGGAATGGGAACGCGGCGCGAGGTGAACAATGCCCAGTTTCTGAGCGCAATCCGTCACCTCGCCGAAGTGACGCCTCAGGTCGCCACGGTTTGCACAGGGGCGGCTGTCCTTGCAAAGACGGGCTGGCTCGATGGGAAGAGGGCGACCAGCAACAAGATGGCGTGGAAATGGGTCACGGCCCAGAGTGCCAAAGTTTTGTGGGTGCCCAAGGCGCGCTGGGTCGAGGACGGCAAAGTCACGTCATCCTCCGGCGTTTCGGCAGGTATGGACATGGCGCTGTTCCTGATCGCAAAGCGGTTCGGCAAGGAAACCGCAACCTGGGTCGCCAATCGGGCCGAATATCGGTGGTATGACAATCCGGCGGACGATCCCTATGCCGCGATGAACGGGCTGGGTGCCTGA
- a CDS encoding pilus assembly protein TadG-related protein, producing the protein MNRGRPSLRSDRRGGISVLLAGSLFMLAGAATVAVDLGSVYLARRQLQGVADAAALAGAQSGAEAAAQLVAQSGVANVRMVSLDKGSYTADAAIAVAERFRPDPFASSAAKVTVTRRVPLFFGRLLVGRDGVDLTARATAARNDLAAFSLGTGLASLNGGLPNMLLSNLAGTELSLSVLDSNGLLAANLDLLHVADALRVRLGRDGEAYGALFDREIPLSDVLGAMADASGGSPAATALLALAGRMPGRTVRLSDIVDLGPARSATGAAGQPSILLDAFSMLRMMLSPPSGTSVPMDLTVNVPGLSSTRLMVIRGEGQARSPALTITASRDVVLRTGQMRLYLDSSVSALLPGIASVRIPVYLELAAAEARLSQVDCGSPGGVTLAVTPSLGSAALGDIDTGALLNFSVAPNLRTATLAQAAGTRVTGSSQIMLGGTQAQNVTFSTADIEARRSKTVSTGDLTGGIAASLMQRAQLRVTLLGMTVDASPLASLIGGVLGTAAPLLDGIINNVTATLGIRLGTADVRVHQRRCGVATLVA; encoded by the coding sequence ATGAACCGGGGTCGCCCTTCCTTGCGGTCCGACCGACGGGGCGGGATCAGCGTGCTGTTGGCAGGCTCCCTCTTCATGCTGGCGGGCGCGGCAACGGTCGCGGTCGATCTTGGATCGGTCTATCTCGCGCGGCGGCAGTTGCAGGGGGTAGCCGATGCAGCAGCGCTGGCGGGCGCGCAAAGCGGGGCGGAAGCCGCCGCACAGTTGGTCGCGCAGAGCGGCGTGGCAAACGTGCGCATGGTGTCGCTGGACAAGGGGAGCTACACAGCGGACGCCGCAATCGCCGTTGCGGAGCGCTTCCGGCCCGACCCTTTTGCTTCCAGCGCGGCAAAGGTCACGGTGACGCGCCGGGTGCCTTTATTCTTCGGGAGGCTGCTTGTCGGTCGCGACGGCGTGGATCTGACCGCGCGCGCCACCGCCGCCCGCAACGATCTCGCGGCGTTTTCGCTAGGCACCGGTCTGGCTTCCCTGAACGGCGGGTTGCCCAATATGCTGCTCTCAAATCTCGCTGGAACCGAACTCAGCCTGTCGGTGCTGGACAGCAACGGACTGCTGGCGGCCAATCTTGACCTGCTGCATGTCGCGGACGCGCTGCGGGTCCGTCTGGGTCGCGACGGGGAAGCCTATGGCGCCCTCTTCGACCGGGAAATTCCCTTGTCCGACGTGCTTGGCGCCATGGCGGACGCATCTGGGGGATCGCCGGCCGCCACCGCATTGCTGGCACTGGCAGGACGGATGCCGGGCCGGACGGTTCGGCTGAGCGACATCGTCGATCTGGGACCGGCCCGCAGCGCGACGGGCGCAGCGGGCCAGCCTTCCATCCTGCTCGACGCCTTTTCGATGCTGCGCATGATGCTGTCGCCGCCATCGGGAACGAGCGTGCCAATGGACCTCACCGTCAACGTGCCGGGCCTTTCGTCCACGCGACTGATGGTCATTCGCGGGGAGGGACAGGCACGGTCGCCTGCCCTCACCATTACGGCCAGCCGTGACGTGGTGCTTCGCACCGGGCAGATGCGGCTCTATCTCGACAGTAGCGTATCGGCGCTGCTGCCGGGCATCGCGTCAGTGCGGATACCGGTCTATCTCGAACTGGCGGCGGCGGAAGCGCGGCTGTCACAGGTGGACTGCGGATCGCCCGGCGGCGTGACACTGGCCGTCACGCCGTCACTCGGCTCCGCTGCTCTGGGCGACATCGACACCGGCGCGCTGCTGAATTTCAGCGTCGCCCCCAATCTACGGACGGCGACTTTGGCGCAGGCGGCGGGAACGCGCGTGACAGGCTCCAGCCAAATCATGCTGGGCGGCACGCAGGCCCAGAATGTGACATTCTCCACCGCCGACATAGAAGCCCGGCGGTCCAAGACCGTCAGTACGGGAGACCTGACCGGAGGCATTGCCGCCAGTCTAATGCAGCGTGCGCAACTGCGCGTCACGCTGTTGGGGATGACGGTCGATGCAAGCCCGCTGGCGAGCCTGATCGGCGGCGTGTTGGGAACCGCAGCGCCGCTGCTGGACGGCATCATCAATAATGTTACCGCGACGCTGGGTATCCGGCTAGGAACGGCGGACGTCCGGGTTCATCAGCGGCGGTGCGGTGTTGCGACGCTCGTCGCGTGA
- a CDS encoding TadE/TadG family type IV pilus assembly protein, whose translation MVRICRITTDSASLRPLGTAGADQRGSVLVEAAFAVPLLVLLLTGILGYGCWFMTAHSLQQAANDAARSAVAGLDAGERRTLVDQSVIAARSAFPVQGAQTIAVTTSESGGYYKVTLRFHLANAPIFAALPVALPGGELERSAVVRITAS comes from the coding sequence ATGGTCAGGATTTGTCGGATCACAACGGATAGCGCTTCCCTTCGTCCGCTGGGCACGGCGGGCGCGGATCAGCGTGGCAGCGTCCTCGTGGAAGCCGCCTTCGCCGTTCCGCTCCTCGTCCTGCTGCTGACCGGCATATTGGGCTATGGCTGCTGGTTCATGACCGCGCATAGCCTGCAGCAGGCCGCCAACGATGCCGCGCGGTCGGCCGTGGCGGGACTGGACGCAGGCGAGCGCCGCACATTGGTGGACCAGAGCGTCATCGCCGCCCGCAGCGCATTTCCGGTGCAGGGTGCGCAGACCATCGCCGTTACGACCAGCGAAAGTGGCGGCTATTACAAGGTCACGCTGCGCTTTCACCTCGCCAATGCGCCGATCTTTGCCGCGTTGCCGGTAGCCCTGCCGGGAGGCGAGCTTGAGCGCAGCGCCGTGGTTCGGATAACGGCCTCATGA
- a CDS encoding N-succinylarginine dihydrolase: MSVREINFDGIIGPSHNYAGLSLGNLASARNAGAVSYPRAAALQGLEKMRGNVRLGLAQGIFLPQWRPDSAWLARLGTDVGSAEPHIRAAAMSASSMWAANAATVSPASDTADGRTHLTVANLVTMPHRSHEWPQTLAQLRIAFSDPRAFAVHDPVPAPFGDEGAANHMRLTKRHDLPGVEVFVYGRSGGAFPARQHLEASKAVARLHGLDPARTLFAQQSEEAIAAGAFHNDVVAVANENLLFTHELAFADKDRFYADLRAALPSVEIVEVPASAVSLADAISSYLFNAQLVTLPDGGGMALILPTEAQETPAVWRWLEQMVEGNGPIRRLVPVDVRQSMANGGGPACLRLRVVADPANVDPRFLVDEARLDAIAAIVAAYWPERIAPGDLCDTRLIAQIEQSWLTLVDHLQLSGDLKP, encoded by the coding sequence ATGAGCGTCCGGGAAATCAACTTCGATGGCATCATCGGGCCGAGCCATAACTATGCCGGGCTGAGCCTTGGCAATCTGGCCTCGGCACGCAATGCAGGGGCGGTGTCCTATCCCCGCGCGGCGGCGCTTCAGGGACTGGAGAAAATGCGCGGCAATGTGCGGCTCGGCCTCGCCCAAGGTATTTTTCTGCCTCAATGGCGTCCCGATAGTGCGTGGCTGGCGCGGCTCGGCACGGATGTCGGGTCGGCGGAACCGCATATCCGCGCCGCCGCGATGTCGGCGTCGTCGATGTGGGCGGCCAATGCAGCGACCGTGTCCCCCGCCAGCGACACGGCGGACGGGCGCACGCATCTGACCGTTGCCAATCTCGTCACCATGCCGCACCGCAGCCATGAATGGCCACAGACGCTGGCGCAGTTGCGCATCGCCTTTTCCGATCCCCGCGCCTTCGCGGTGCACGATCCGGTGCCCGCACCTTTCGGCGACGAAGGCGCGGCCAATCATATGCGGCTCACGAAACGGCACGACCTGCCGGGCGTGGAAGTGTTCGTCTATGGCCGCTCGGGCGGTGCCTTCCCGGCGCGCCAGCATCTCGAAGCCAGCAAGGCGGTCGCACGCCTTCACGGGCTGGACCCCGCCCGGACGCTGTTCGCGCAACAGTCCGAGGAGGCGATCGCCGCCGGAGCATTTCATAACGATGTCGTGGCGGTCGCGAACGAGAATCTGCTCTTCACGCATGAACTGGCCTTTGCCGACAAGGATCGGTTCTACGCCGATCTGCGGGCGGCACTCCCCTCGGTTGAGATCGTCGAAGTGCCTGCGAGCGCCGTGAGCCTTGCCGATGCGATCTCCAGCTATCTTTTCAACGCCCAGCTCGTGACGCTGCCCGATGGCGGCGGCATGGCTCTGATCCTCCCGACCGAGGCTCAGGAAACGCCTGCGGTGTGGCGATGGCTGGAACAGATGGTCGAAGGAAACGGTCCCATCCGCCGACTGGTGCCGGTCGATGTGAGGCAGTCGATGGCGAATGGCGGCGGACCGGCCTGCCTCAGGCTGCGCGTCGTGGCCGACCCGGCCAATGTCGACCCACGCTTTCTGGTGGACGAGGCGCGCCTTGACGCCATCGCTGCGATTGTCGCTGCCTATTGGCCCGAACGTATCGCGCCGGGCGACCTCTGCGACACTCGCCTGATCGCGCAGATCGAACAATCGTGGTTAACGCTTGTTGACCATCTGCAGCTTTCAGGCGACCTCAAGCCCTAG